One region of Scomber scombrus chromosome 10, fScoSco1.1, whole genome shotgun sequence genomic DNA includes:
- the nr4a1 gene encoding nuclear receptor subfamily 4 group A member 1 encodes MTCIHPQHGSQPFDNNLGSSELQNADFISRLTVDMSSPRDHLSPPSLPSISSLVGTQGGDFDAYSCQFTATPAHITPPSGQETAPFKLDDLQVYGCYPGTFTLSYPDEAVSPGGSDYFGSPASAPSPSTPGFQTQLAPTWDSAFGPYSPSPGYWGTEETSVQHAPSFFTFSSGSVEDMSHLGQPHLREQDPFTLAHSHASTLTFPALAMEQACSHDGTDQLDGSLSPKLKSPNGNEGCCAVCGDNASCQHYGVRTCEGCKGFFKRTVQKNSKYVCLANKDCPVDKRRRNRCQFCRFQKCLAVGMVREVVRTDSLKGRRGRLPSKPKVVQDVTNTVSPVSMIASLVRAHIDSNPSVGKMDYSKYDETEVSPNQKEDANDIKQFYDLLTTSMEVIRKWAKSIPGFSDFCMEDQELLLESAFVELFILRLAYRSNAEMDKLIFCNGAVLHKMQCVRSFGDWIDSILEFSQSLHRMKLDVSSFSCLTALVIITDRHGLKESKRVEDLQNQLITCLKDHVSGCASDSLRPNYLSRLLGKLPELRTLCIQGLQRIFYLKLEDLVPPPPIVEKIFMDTLPF; translated from the exons ATGACTTGCATCCACCCCCAGCATGGATCTCAGCCCTTTGACAACAATCTTGGCAGCTCGGAGCTCCAGAACGCAGACTTTATCTCTAGGTTGACTGTGGATATGAGCAGCCCACGGGATCACCTCTCTCCTCCGTCTCTGCCAAGTATCAGCTCCCTGGTGGGCACTCAGGGGGGCGATTTTGATGCATATTCATGCCAGTTCACTGCAACCCCTGCCCACATCACGCCGCCATCAGGCCAGGAGACGGCTCCATTCAAACTAGATGACCTCCAGGTTTACGGCTGCTACCCTGGAACGTTCACGCTGAGTTACCCGGATGAGGCCGTTTCTCCCGGTGGGTCTGATTATTTTGGCAGCCCAGCATCAGCCCCGTCTCCATCAACCCCCGGTTTCCAGACTCAGCTTGCGCCCACTTGGGACTCAGCTTTTGGTCCTTACTCGCCCAGTCCAGGATACTGGGGGACTGAGGAGACCTCAGTGCAACATGCACCCTCTTTCTTCACATTCAGTTCAGGGTCTGTGGAAGACATGTCTCATTTGGGTCAGCCTCACTTACGAGAGCAGGACCCTTTCACTTTGGCCCATTCTCATGCATCTACACTCACCTTCCCTGCCTTGGCAATGGAGCAGGCATGTAGCCACGATGGCACAGACCAGCTGGACGGGAGCTTATCACCCAAATTAAAAAGTCCGAATGGAAACGAGGGCTGCTGCGCTGTGTGTGGGGACAACGCCTCCTGTCAGCACTATGGGGTCCGCACCTGTGAGGGATGCAAGGGGTTTTTCAAG cGTACAGTACAAAAGAATTCCAAGTATGTCTGCCTTGCCAACAAGGACTGTCCTGTGGACAAGAGGAGGCGGAATCGATGCCAGTTTTGCCGTTTCCAGAAGTGTCTAGCTGTGGGCATGGTGAGAGAAG TTGTAAGGACAGACAGCCTGAAAGGACGAAGAGGTCGCCTGCCTTCCAAGCCTAAAGTTGTCCAGGACGTGACAAACACAGTGTCTCCAGTGAGCATGATCGCTTCACTTGTGAGGGCCCATATCGACTCGAACCCCAGTGTTGGGAAAATGGATTATTCcaag TATGATGAGACAGAAGTCAGTCCAAACCAGAAAGAGGATGCAAATGACATCAAACAGTTCTACGACTTACTCACGACCTCCATGGAGGTGATCAGGAAGTGGGCGAAGAGCATCCCAGGATTCTCTGATTTCTGCATGGAAGACCAGGAACTGCTGCTGGAATCTGCGTTTGTTGAACTATTCATCCTACGTCTTGCATATCG gtcCAATGCTGAAATGGACAAGCTCATTTTCTGCAACGGGGCTGTGCTTCATAAAATGCAGTGCGTCCGAAGCTTTGGGGACTGGATTGACTCTATTTTGGAGTTTTCTCAAAGCCTCCATCGCATGAAGCTGGAcgtctcctccttctcctgcctCACAGCCCTGGTCATAATCACGG ACCGACATGGTCTTAAGGAATCAAAACGCGTGGAGGACCTGCAGAACCAGCTCATCACCTGCCTGAAAGATCATGTCTCTGGTTGCGCCTCCGACTCCTTGCGGCCCAATTATTTGTCCAGGCTGCTTGGGAAGTTGCCTGAGCTCAGGACTCTGTGCATTCAAGGCCTCCAGCGCATCTTTTACCTTAAATTGGAAGATTTAGTTCCTCCACCACCGATTGTGGAAAAGATCTTCATGGATACTCTTCCCTTTTAA